Proteins from one Panicum virgatum strain AP13 chromosome 7K, P.virgatum_v5, whole genome shotgun sequence genomic window:
- the LOC120639673 gene encoding acetyl-CoA carboxylase 2 isoform X3, whose translation MCACGRKKEEQGNKIRSRHLEVQLLCDQYGNVAALHSRDCSVQRRHQKIIEEGPVTVAPRETVKALEQAARRLAKAVGYVGAATVEYLYSMETGEYYFLELNPRLQVEHPVTEWIAEVNLPAAQVAVGMGIPLWQIPEIRRFYGMDYGGGYDLWRKTAALATPFNFDEVDSQWPKGHCVAVRITSEDPDDGFKPTGGKVKEISFKSKPNVWAYFSVKSGGGIHEFADSQFGHVFAYGLSRSAAITNMALALKEIQIRGEIHSNVDYTVDLLNASDFRENKIHTGWLDTRIAMRVQAERPPWYISVVGGALYKTVTANAATVSDYVSYLTKGQIPPKHISLVNSTVNLNIEGSKYTIETVRTGHGSYRLRMNDSAIEANVQSLCDGGLLMQLDGNSHVIYAEEEAGGTRLQIDGKTCLLQNDHDPSKLLAETPCKLLRFLVADGAHVDADVPYAEVEVMKMCMPLLSPASGVIHVMMSEGQALQAGDLIARLDLDDPSAVKRAEPFDGMFPQTGLPVAASSQVHKRYAASLNAAQMVLAGYEHNISEVVQDLVCCLDDPELPFLQWDELMSVLATRLPRNLKTELEDKYKEYKLNFYRGENKDFPSKLLRDIIEANLAYGSEKEKATNERLVEPLMSLLKSYEGGRESHAHFVVKSLFEEYLAVEELFSDGIQSDVIETLRHQHSKDLQKVVDIVLSHQGVRNKAKLVTALMEKLVYPNPAAYRDLLVRFSSLNHKRYYKLALKASELLEQTKLSELRASIARSLSDLGMHKGEMTIKDSMEDLVSAPLPVEDALISLFDYSDPTVQQKVIETYISRLYQPLLVKDSIQMKFKESGAFALWEFSGGHLDTKNGQGAVLDRKRWGAMVVLKSLESAPTAIVAALKDSAKHDSSEGNMMHIALLSAENGNNISSDDQAQHRMEKLTKILNDTSVANDLRAAGLKAISCIVQRDEARMPMRHSFVWSDEKCCYDEEQILRHVEPPLSALLELDKLKVKGYNEMKYTPSRDRQWHIYTLRNTENPKMLHRVFFRTIVRQPNAGNKFTSAHIGDTEVGGPTESLSFTSNSILRSLMTAIEELELHAIRTGHSHMYLCILKEQKLLDLIPFSGSTIVDVGQDEATACSLLKSMALKIHELVGAQMHHLSVCQWEVKLKLDCDGPASGTWRVVTTNVTSHTCIVDIYREVEDTESQKLVYHSASSSAGPLHGVALNNLYQPLSVIDLKRCSARNNRTTYCYDFPLAFETALQKSWQSNGSSVSEGSGNSKSYVKATELVFAEKHGSWGTPIIPMERPAGLNDIGMVAWILEMSTPEFPNGRQIIVVANDITFRAGSFGPREDAFFEAVTNLACERKLPLIYLAANSGARIGIADEVKSCFRVGWSDESSPERGFQYIYLTEEDYARISSSVIAHKLQLDSGEIRWIIDSVVGKEDGLGVENIHGSAAIASAYSRAYEETFTLTFVTGRTVGIGAYLARLGIRCIQRLDQPIILTGFSALNKLLGREVYSSHMQLGGPKIMATNGVVHLTVSDDLEGVYNILRWLSYVPANIGGPLPITKPLDPPDRPVAYIPENTCDPRAAIRGIDDSQGKWLGGMFDKDSFVETFEGWAKTVVTGRAKLGGIPVGVIAVETQTMMQLIPADPGQLDSHERSVPRAGQVWFPDSATKTAQALLDFNREGLPLFILANWRGFSGGQRDLFEGILQAGSTIVENLRTYNQPAFVYIPMAGELRGGAWVVVDSKINPDRIECYAERTAKGNVLEPQGLIEIKFRSEELQDCMGRLDPELINLKAKLQGAKLGNGSLLDIESLQKSIEARTKQLLPLYTQIAIRFAELHDTSLRMAAKGVIKKVVDWEESRSFFYKRLRRRISEDVLAKEIRGIAGDHFTHQSAVELIKEWYLASQGTTGSTEWDDDDAFVAWKDNPENYKGYIQKLRAQKVSQSLSNLADSSSDLEAFSQGLSTLLDKMDPSQRAKLVQEVKKVLG comes from the exons ATGTGTGCTTGCGggcggaagaaggaagagcagGGTAACAAGATAAGG AGTCGTCATCTTGAAGTTCAGTTGCTTTGTGATCAATATGGCAATGTAGCAGCACTTCACAGTCGTGATTGCAGTGTGCAACGGCGACACCAAAAG ATCATTGAGGAAGGCCCAGTTACTGTTGCTCCTCGTGAGACTGTTAAAGCACTTGAGCAGGCAGCAAGGAGGCTTGCTAAGGCTGTGGGTTATGTTGGTGCTGCTACTGTTGAATACCTTTACAGCATGGAGACTGGAGAATACTATTTTCTGGAGCTTAATCCCAGATTACAG GTCGAGCATCCAGTCACTGAGTGGATAGCTGAAGTAAATCTGCCTGCAGCTCAAGTTGCAGTTGGAATGGGCATACCTCTTTGGCAGATTCCAG AAATTAGACGTTTCTATGGAATGGACTATGGAGGAGGGTATGACCTTTGGAGGAAAACAGCAGCTCTTGCAACACCATTTAATTTTGATGAAGTAGATTCTCAATGGCCAAAGGGCCATTGTGTCGCAGTTAGAATTACTAGCGAGGATCCGGATGATGGTTTCAAACCTACTGGTGGAAAAGTGAAG GAGATAAGTTTTAAAAGCAAGCCAAATGTTTGGGCCTACTTCTCAGTAAAG TCTGGTGGAGGCATTCATGAATTTGCTGATTCTCAGTTTG GACATGTTTTTGCATATGGACTCTCTAGATCAGCAGCAATAACGAACATGGCTCTTGCATTAAAAGAGATTCAAATTCGTGGAGAAATTCATTCAAATGTTGATTACACAGTTGATCTCTTAAAT GCTTCAGACTTCAGAGAAAACAAGATTCATACTGGTTGGCTCGATACCAGAATAGCTATGCGTGTTCAAGCCGAGAGGCCCCCATGGTATATTTCAGTGGTTGGAGGAGCTCTATAT AAAACTGTAACCGCCAATGCAGCCACTGTTTCTGATTATGTTAGTTATCTCACCAAGGGCCAGATTCCACCAAAG CACATATCCCTTGTCAACTCAACAGTAAATCTGAATATCGAAGGGAGCAAATACACA ATTGAAACTGTAAGGACTGGACATGGTAGCTACAGATTGCGAATGAATGATTCAGCAATTGAAGCGAATGTACAATCTCTATGTGATGGTGGCCTCTTAATGCAG CTGGATGGAAATAGCCATGTAATTTATGCGGAAGAAGAAGCTGGTGGTACACGACTTCAGATTGATGGAAAGACGTGCTTGTTACAG AATGATCATGATCCATCAAAGTTATTAGCCGAGACACCCTGCAAACTTCTTCGGTTCTTGGTTGCTGATGGTGCTCATGTTGATGCCGATGTACCATATGCGGAAGTTGAGGTTATGAAGATGTGCATGCCTCTCTTGTCACCTGCTTCTGGTGTCATTCATGTTATGATGTCTGAGGGCCAGGCATTGCAG GCTGGTGATCTTATAGCAAGGCTGGATCTTGATGACCCTTCTGCTGTGAAAAGAGCTGAACCATTTGATGGAATGTTTCCACAAACGGGCCTTCCTGTTGCTGCCTCTAGTCAAGTACACAAAAGATATGCTGCAAGTTTGAATGCTGCTCAAATGGTCCTTGCAGGATATGAGCATAACATTAGCGAA GTTGTACAAGATCTGGTATGCTGTCTGGATGATCCCGAGCTTCCTTTCCTTCAGTGGGATGAACTTATGTCAGTTCTAGCAACTAGGCTTCCAAGAAACCTTAAGACTGAG TTAGAGGATAAATACAAGGAATACAAGTTGAACTTTTACCGTGGGGAAAACAAGGACTTCCCATCCAAGCTGCTGAGAGACATCATTGAG GCAAATCTTGCTTATGGTTCAGAGAAGGAAAAAGCTACGAATGAGAGGCTTGTTGAGCCTCTTATGAGCCTTCTCAAGTCGTATGAGGGTGGGAGAGAAAGCCATGCTCATTTTGTTGTCAAGTCCCTTTTTGAGGAGTATCTTGCTGTGGAAGAACTTTTCAGTGATGGGATTCAG TCTGATGTGATTGAAACCCTGCGTCATCAGCACAGTAAAGACCTGCAGAAGGTTGTAGACATTGTATTGTCTCACCAG GGTGTGAGGAACAAAGCTAAGCTTGTAACAGCACTTATGGAGAAGCTGGTTTATCCAAATCCTGCTGCTTACAGGGATCTGCTGGTTCGCTTTTCTTCACTCAATCATAAAAGATATTATAAG TTGGCCCTTAAAGCAAGCGAACTTCTTGAACAAACTAAACTAAGTGAACTCCGTGCAAGCATCGCAAGAAGCCTTTCTGATCTGGGGATGCATAAGGGAGAAATGACTATTAAAGATAGCATGGAAGATTTAGTCTCCGCCCCATTGCCTGTTGAAGATGCACTTATTTCTTTGTTTGATTACAGTGATCCAACTGTTCAGCAGAAAGTGATCGAGACATATATATCTCGATTGTACCAG CCTCTTCTTGTGAAGGATAGCATCCAAATGAAATTTAAGGAATCTGGTGCCTTTGCTTTATGGGAATTTTCTGGAGGGCATCTTGATACTAAAAATGGACAAGGGGCCGTTCTTGACCGTAAGAGATGGGGTGCCATGGTTGTTCTCAAATCACTTGAATCTGCACCAACAGCCATTGTAGCTGCCTTAAAGGATTCGGCAAAGCATGACAGCTCTGAGGGCAACATGATGCACATTGCTTTATTGAGTGCTGAAAATGGAAATAATATCAG CAGTGATGATCAAGCTCAACATAGGATGGAAAAACTTACCAAGATACTCAATGATACTAGTGTCGCAAATGATCTCCGAGCTGCTGGCTTGAAGGCTATAAGTTGCATTGTTCAGAGAGATGAAGCACGCATGCCAATGCGCCACTCATTCGTCTGGTCAGATGAAAAGTGTTGTTATGACGAAGAGCAGATTCTCCGGCATGTGGAGCCTCCCCTCTCTGCGCTTCTTGAATTG GATAAGTTGAAAGTGAAAGGATACAATGAAATGAAGTATACTCCATCACGTGATCGTCAGTGGCATATCTACACACTAAGAAATACTGAAAATCCCAAAATGTTGCATAGGGTATTTTTCCGAACTATTGTCAGGCAACCCAATGCAGGCAACAAGTTTACATCAGCCCATATTGGCGACACTGAAGTAGGAGGTCCCACAGAATCTTTGTCATTTACATCAAATAGCATCTTAAGGTCGTTGATGACTGCTATTGAAGAATTAGAGCTTCACGCGATTAGGACTGGTCATTCTCACATGTATTTGTGCATATTGAAAGAACAAAAGCTTCTTGATCTCATTCCTTTCTCAGG GAGCACAATTGTTGATGTTGGCCAAGACGAAGCTACTGCCTGTTCACTTTTAAAATCAATGGCTCTGAAGATACATGAACTTGTTGGTGCACAGATGCATCATCTTTCTGTATGCCAGTGGGAGGTGAAACTCAAGCTGGACTGTGATGGCCCTGCCAGTGGCACCTGGAGAGTTGTAACTACAAATGTTACTAGTCACACGTGCATCGTTGAT ATCTACCGGGAAGTGGAAGATACAGAATCGCAGAAGTTAGTATACCATTCTGCTTCTTCATCCGCTGGTCCCTTGCATGGTGTCGCACTGAACAATCTGTATCAACCTTTGAGTGTCATTGATCTAAAACGCTGCTCTGCTAGGAACAACAGAACTACATATTGCTATGATTTTCCATTG GCATTTGAAACTGCACTGCAGAAGTCATGGCAGTCCAATGGATCCAGTGTTTCTGAAGGTAGCGGAAATAGTAAATCTTACGTGAAGGCAACAGAGCTAGTGTTTGCTGAAAAACATGGGTCTTGGGGCACTCCTATTATTCCTATGGAGCGTCCTGCTGGGCTCAATGACATTGGCATGGTAGCTTGGATCTTAGAGATGTCCACTCCTGAATTTCCAAATGGCAGGCAGATTATTGTTGTAGCAAATGATATTACTTTCAGAGCTGGATCATTTGGCCCAAGGGAAGACGCATTTTTTGAAGCTGTCACCAACCTGGCCTGCGAGAGGAAGCTTCCTCTTATTTACTTGGCAGCAAACTCTGGTGCTAGGATTGGCATTGCCGATGAAGTGAAATCTTGCTTCCGTGTTGGGTGGTCTGATGAAAGCAGCCCTGAACGTGGATTTCAGTACATTTATCTAACTGAAGAAGACTATGCTCGTATTAGCTCTTCTGTTATAGCACATAAGCTGCAGCTGGATAGCGGTGAAATTAGGTGGATTATTGACTCTGTTGTGGGCAAGGAGGATGGGCTTGGTGTTGAGAATATACATGGAAGTGCTGCTATTGCCAGTGCTTATTCTAGGGCATACGAGGAGACATTTACACTTACATTTGTCACTGGACGGACTGTAGGGATAGGTGCTTATCTTGCTCGTCTTGGTATACGTTGCATACAACGTCTTGACCAGCCTATTATTTTAACTGGGTTTTCTGCCCTGAACAAGCTTCTTGGGCGGGAAGTGTACAGCTCTCACATGCAGTTGGGTGGTCCTAAGATCATGGCAACCAATGGTGTTGTCCACTTGACTGTTTCAGATGACCTTGAAGGTGTTTACAATATATTGAGGTGGCTCAGCTATGTTCCTGCCAACATTGGTGGACCTCTTCCTATTACAAAACCTTTGGATCCACCAGATAGACCTGTTGCATACATCCCTGAGAACACATGTGATCCGCGTGCGGCTATTCGTGGTATTGATGACAGCCAAGGGAAATGGTTGGGTGGTATGTTTGACAAAGACAGCTTTGTGGAGACATTCGAAGGATGGGCAAAAACAGTTGTTACTGGCAGAGCAAAGCTTGGAGGAATTCCTGTAGGTGTTATAGCTGTGGAGACACAGACCATGATGCAGCTTATCCCAGCTGATCCAGGCCAGCTTGATTCTCATGAGCGATCTGTTCCTCGTGCTGGACAAGTGTGGTTCCCAGATTCTGCAACCAAGACTGCTCAGGCATTGTTGGACTTCAACCGTGAAGGATTGCCTCTGTTCATCCTGGCTAACTGGAGAGGTTTCTCTGGTGGACAAAGAGATCTATTTGAAGGAATTCTTCAGGCTGGGTCAACAATTGTTGAGAACCTTAGGACATATAATCAGCCTGCATTTGTCTACATTCCTATGGCTGGAGAGCTACGTGGTGGAGCTTGGGTTGTTGTTGATAGCAAAATAAATCCAGACCGAATTGAGTGTTATGCTGAGAGGACTGCGAAAGGCAATGTTCTTGAACCTCAAGGGTTAATTGAAATCAAGTTCAGGTCAGAGGAACTCCAAGATTGTATGGGTAGGCTTGACCCAGAGTTAATAAATCTGAAAGCAAAACTCCAAGGTGCAAAGCTTGGAAATGGAAGTCTACTGGACATAGAATCCCTTCAGAAGAGTATAGAAGCTCGTACAAAACAGTTGTTGCCTTTATATACGCAGATTGCAATACGGTTTGCTGAATTGCATGATACTTCCCTCAGAATGGCAGCTAAAGGTGTGATTAAAAAAGTTGTTGATTGGGAAGAATCACGTTCTTTCTTCTACAAAAGGCTACGGAGGAGGATCTCCGAAGATGTTCTTGCAAAAGAAATAAGAGGAATAGCTGGTGACCACTTCACTCACCAATCAGCAGTTGAGCTGATCAAGGAATGGTACTTGGCTTCTCAAGGCACAACAGGAAGCACTGAatgggatgatgatgatgctttTGTTGCCTGGAAGGACAACCCTGAAAACTACAAGGGATATATCCAAAAGCTACGGGCTCAGAAAGTGTCTCAGTCGCTCTCCAATCTTGCGGACTCCAGTTCAGATCTAGAAGCATTCTCCCAGGGTCTTTCTACACTATTAGATAAG ATGGATCCCTCTCAGAGAGCCAAGTTGGTTCAGGAAGTCAAGAAGGTCCTTGGTTGA